The genomic interval TATTAGTATCAGTTTCTTGTTTGATGAGGCAAATAGAATTAGTATAATGGCTTGCTTAGCTTGTTTCTTTGTCGTAATCGTTATTTCTATATTTAAATTTAAGTCGAACAAACGCTAAAAGGATCATTTGACTATAAAAAGCGTATGAAATTTGGAAAAATCCAATAGTGGATAAGCTTTATTTTAGGAAGAAATCATTTTAAAAAAAGAAGATTTCATAAAATTGGTTGTAAACATTTTTAAACATCAAGTATAATAAGCATAACTGATCAATGGTCGGCTTAACTCAACATAGGAGGAAACAAAAATTTATGAAGAATGAAAAAATAAAGCTCGTTGCACTCGGTGGAGTGGGCGAGAACGGAAAAAATATGTTTGTAGTCGAAGTGGATGAAGACATATTTGTGATTGATGCTGGCTTAATGTATCCGCAAAATGAAATGCTAGGAATTGATATCGTTATTCCAGATATTACGTATTTAAAGCAAAACAAAGACAGAGTAAAAGGGATTTTCTTAACACATGCACATGAAGACCATATCGGAGGGTTATCTTATATTTTAAGAGATTTAGATGTTCCTGTTTTTACGACGCTTTTAACAGCTGAATTGACAAAGGAAAAGATGAAAGAGCAAGATTTCAAAGGACAGGCTCATTTTGAAATTATTACTTCTAAATCGGTTCTTACATTCCCATCTGCACAGGTGTCCTTCTTTAAAACGAATCATAGTATCCCAGATAGTGTCGGTATTGTTATTCATACATCTGAAGGTGCAATCGTACATACAGGGGATTTCAAGTTCGACCAGACGGCAAGTGATCTATATAAGCCAGATTATGGTGAGATGGCAAAAATCGGGGAAGAAGGCGTTTTAGCTTTACTCTCAGATAGTACAAATGCAGATAAACCAGGCTATTCTACTACGGATTTTGTCGTAACACAAAGCTTGATTGACTCCTTTTTACAAACAAAGGGCCGTATTATTGCAGCATGCTTTGCAACAGATTTAAACAGAATTCAGCATATTATTGACGCTGCGGAGAAATCCAATCGTAAAGTTGCAATTATCGGAAAAAATTTACAAAGAGTAATGCAGATTGCCATCAAGAACCATTATTTAGTAGTAGATGAAGAAACAATTGTTACCCATAATGAGCTACAAGGCTATGCACAGGACCAAATGGTAATCATCACTACTGGAACTAAAGGGGAACCAATTGAAGCATTACAAAAAATGGTGAAGAAAAACAATAAGCAAGTAAGCATCATGGAAGGAGATACCGTATTATTTGCAGCATCTTCTTTCTTGGGCAGTGAAGTATTTGTCGGAAAAACAATTGATAAATTATATAGAGCAGGTGCAACACTGCTTGCAGGCTATAAAACATTTAATAGCTCCAATCACGGTAGCCAAGAAGAATTAAAATTCATGATTAATATGATGAAGCCAAAATTCTTCTTGCCAATACATGGAGAGTATCGCGTATTAAAAGCGCATGAAAAAATTGCGATTGAATGTGGGATTGCTCCTCAAAATATTTATCTTCCTGAACAAGGAGAGGTTCTTGAATATAAGGAAGATACACTTCGAGTTGGCGGGAAAATTCCTGCAGGAAATGTATTAATTGATGGAAGCGGAGTTGGCGATGTTGGAAATATAGTCTTAAGGGATCGAAAGTTATTATCACAGGACGGTATTTTAACAGTAGTTGTAACGTTAAATAAAGCAGAAAGAAAAATTTCTGCTGGCCCAGAAATTATTACAAGAGGCTTTGTGTATGTTCGTGAATCAGAGAAATTACTCGAGGAAGCTTCTGATCGAGTAAGAGATATTGTAGAAAAAAGCATCAGCAAGGATAGCTTTGACTGGACTGGAATTAAGCAAGATATAAGAGATACTTTAAACCAGTTCCTATATGAAAAAACAAGACGCAGACCAATGATTCTGCCGATTATCATGGAAGTAAAACCAGTTAGAAAATAAAAGTGACAGCCTCCTTATGATAAGGAGGCTGTTTTTAGCTTAGGGAAAAGTGACGTTCAAATTGCTTATGAAAACCATAATTTAGAGAAAGGTAAGAAAAAATGGTGTTAATCCCGCTAAGCCCCCACTATTCCAAGCGCCCCAATAAAAATACGTTCAAACTAAAGGACCCCCTCTATTGAGCCCAATGACCAGTTTCATATTGTTTTACCTTCCATTATTAATAAAAACCCGATTTGCCTTTTCGATTTCTCTCGCATGAAATAGTCTTTCTCGCTTCATACTAATATTATTATGGTTTTAGGAAGGGAGAAAATTTATGGTTTCCGTAAATAATAATAATCAGCCTGAAGAACAGCCGAAAGAGGATAAACCTACTGGTGGGTTAATGGAGAAAATACAGCAGCTGGGACAAACCAATGTACCACAGCTTTCTCAGGATTCGAAAATACATTGTTTAACGATTGTTGGTCAAATAGAAGGGCATTTACAATTGCCACCTCAAAATAAAACGACGAAATATGAGCATTTAATTCCACAAATTGTTGCTATTGAACAAAACCCGAAAATAGAAGGAGTGCTTGTTATTTTAAATACAGTTGGAGGCGACGTAGAAGCAGGGTTGGCTATTTCCGAAATGCTTGCTTCTTTATCTAAGCCAACTGTTTCCCTTGTCTTAGGGGGAGGCCACTCTATCGGAGTACCGATTGCTGTATCCTGTGATTTTTCTTATATTGCGGAAACAGCAACGATGACCATCCACCCGATTCGATTAACTGGACTTGTGATTGGTGTTCCACAAACATTTGAATACTTAGATAAAATGCAAGAAAGAGTCGTTAATTTTGTCACAAAGCATTCAAAAATAACGGAAGAAGATTTTAAAGATCTTATGTTTGCAAAAGGGAATTTAACAAGAGATATTGGAACAAACGTTATTGGAATAGATGCTGTTACTTCTGGACTTATAGACGCTGTTGGCGGGGTAGGAACGGCAATGAAAAAGCTCAATGAGTTAATTGATGCGAATAAAGAACAGACTGAAGGGATTATTCAATGATTATGTATACAATGATACCGGAAGAATTGATTTTTCCAATGAGTCAAGATATTTATGAAAAACAGCAGGTTATAAATTATAATGGAATACCTTTATTAGTGGCGAAAAATGAAGCAAATGAATTAGAAGTAGTGAGAGTTCTTAGCACCGATCCTAGTCATTTTCTCCATACAGGCATGCAACCAGGAACAAAAATTCCAAACATATAATCTGTTTTTCCTAAACTATGGTATAATATAGTAATCAAAAGTAAGCAGCCTAAGGCTGCTTACTTTTTACAAATGATTATAAATATTAGGTGATATAAATGGCGAAAAGGAAAAAAAGAAAGAAAAGACAAAAACAAGCACTTAAATTAACGATACAATATGAACTTGCAGCCCTTGTCATTATGGCGTTGAGCCTTATCTCGATTCTACAGCTTGGTGCTGTTGGGGCAACAATGGTTTCTTTTTTCCGTTTCTTTTTTGGAGAGTGGTATATGCTTTGTCTAATTGGACTAATCGTATACGGTGGTTATCTAATGTGGAAACGAGAAAAACCTTATATGTTCCATACTAAATTGAATGGAATCTATTTGATTGTTGCTGCTATTTTGTTATTGAGTCATGTGACATTATTTAAATTGCTAGCCAGTCAAGGAGCATTTACGAATCCGAGTGTCATTTATAACACTTGGGAATTATTTTGGATGGAAGTAAATAAAGAGGCGACGAATATTGATTTAGGTGGTGGAATGATTGGAGCCGTTTTATTTGCCCTCTTCCATTATTTATTTGATACAGTAGGTACGCAAATGATTAGCTTTATCGTCATTGTAATTGGTTTTATTTTGCTTACAGGAAAGACATTAAGTGGAGCGTTTAAAAAAGTATTATCAGGTATTTGGAATTTTCTTCAGGATCAATGGGCGGCGTTTGTTCAGGATTTGAAGGATTGGAAAGAATCTATACAAAAGAATAAGGAAAAACGCAAAGCGGATAAACAAGCAAGGAGAGAAAATAATCAACGCGAGGAAAATACAACTCCGCAGATTATTGTAAATACACCACAAGAAGAGGAAGAGCCATACATACAAGAGCCAATTATTAATACTTTTGCGGAGAGAGCGTATCAGGATGAAACCATTCATGAAGAGCCTGTTGCAGAGATGGAAGAGCCGTTGGATGAAGGGGAAGTTGTTGTCCCAATAACCTTTACAGAGGTAGAAAATAAAGATTATGAGCTTCCTCCTTTAAAACTATTGAAGCTGCCAAGAAAGGCGGATCAAAGTGGAGAATATGAACAAATTCATGCAAATGCAGCTAAATTAGAGAGAACTTTTCATAGCTTTGGTGTAAAAGCAAGAGTAACAGAGGTACATTTAGGTCCTGCAGTTACAAAATACGAAGTTCATCCAAGTGAAGGAGTAAAGGTAAGTAAAATTGTCAATTTAAGTGATGATTTGGCTTTAGCATTAGCAGCGAAGGATATTCGTATTGAAGCCCCGATTCCTGGAAAATCAGCAATTGGGATAGAGGTGCCGAACTCTGAAGTTGCCGTTGTATCCCTAAGAGAAGTACTGGAATCAAGTAAAAATGATAAACCAGATTCCAAGCTAATGATTGCATTTGGACGAGATATTACAGGTGAGGCAGTATGTGCGGAATTAAATAAAATGCCTCACTTACTTGTTGCAGGTGCAACAGGAAGCGGAAAATCTGTCTGCATTAACGGGATTATTACAAGCATTTTAATGAGAGCGAAGCCTCATGAAGTAAAATTGATGATGATTGACCCGAAAATGGTAGAGTTAAATGTATATAATGGTGTTCCTCATTTGCTTGCGCCAGTTGTAACGAATCCGAAAAAAGCATCGCAGGCATTGATGAAGGTAGTAAGCGAGATGGAGAGAAGATATGATTTATTCTCCCATACTGGAACTAGAAATATTGAAGGCTATAATGAATATATTAAACGCATTAACGCGGAGGAACAGGAGAAACAGCCACTTCTTCCGTTTATCGTTGTGATTGTGGACGAGCTTGCGGACTTAATGATGGTAGCATCCTCTGATGTGGAAGATGCTATTACGAGACTTGCCCAAATGGCTCGTGCTGCTGGAATCCATCTTATCATTGCGACACAACGACCATCTGTTGACGTAATCACAGGAGTCATAAAAGCGAATATTCCATCTCGAATAGCATTCGCGGTATCCTCTCAGACAGATTCACGGACCATTTTAGACATGGGAGGAGCAGAAAAGCTATTAGGAAGAGGAGATATGCTATTCTTCCCATATGGCGCAAGTAAGCCTGTTAGAGTGCAAGGCGCTTTCTTGTCAGATGAAGAGGTCGAAGAAGTAGTCGATTTCGTAATTGGACAGCAAAAGGCGCAATATCAGGAAGAAATGATTCCTGATGAAATTGTTGAAGTTACAGGTGCAGTGGAAGATGATTTATATAATGACGCAGTGGAATTAATCGTTGAAATGCAAACAGCATCGGTTAGTATGCTACAAAGAAGATTCCGAATCGGCTATACAAGAGCGGCACGATTAATCGATGAAATGGAAGCGCGCGGAGTAGTCGGACCATATGAGGGTAGCAAACCGAGAAACGTTCTTATACCAAAAGGATCG from Niallia sp. FSL W8-0635 carries:
- a CDS encoding ribonuclease J, whose product is MKNEKIKLVALGGVGENGKNMFVVEVDEDIFVIDAGLMYPQNEMLGIDIVIPDITYLKQNKDRVKGIFLTHAHEDHIGGLSYILRDLDVPVFTTLLTAELTKEKMKEQDFKGQAHFEIITSKSVLTFPSAQVSFFKTNHSIPDSVGIVIHTSEGAIVHTGDFKFDQTASDLYKPDYGEMAKIGEEGVLALLSDSTNADKPGYSTTDFVVTQSLIDSFLQTKGRIIAACFATDLNRIQHIIDAAEKSNRKVAIIGKNLQRVMQIAIKNHYLVVDEETIVTHNELQGYAQDQMVIITTGTKGEPIEALQKMVKKNNKQVSIMEGDTVLFAASSFLGSEVFVGKTIDKLYRAGATLLAGYKTFNSSNHGSQEELKFMINMMKPKFFLPIHGEYRVLKAHEKIAIECGIAPQNIYLPEQGEVLEYKEDTLRVGGKIPAGNVLIDGSGVGDVGNIVLRDRKLLSQDGILTVVVTLNKAERKISAGPEIITRGFVYVRESEKLLEEASDRVRDIVEKSISKDSFDWTGIKQDIRDTLNQFLYEKTRRRPMILPIIMEVKPVRK
- a CDS encoding ClpP family protease, producing MVSVNNNNQPEEQPKEDKPTGGLMEKIQQLGQTNVPQLSQDSKIHCLTIVGQIEGHLQLPPQNKTTKYEHLIPQIVAIEQNPKIEGVLVILNTVGGDVEAGLAISEMLASLSKPTVSLVLGGGHSIGVPIAVSCDFSYIAETATMTIHPIRLTGLVIGVPQTFEYLDKMQERVVNFVTKHSKITEEDFKDLMFAKGNLTRDIGTNVIGIDAVTSGLIDAVGGVGTAMKKLNELIDANKEQTEGIIQ
- a CDS encoding YlzJ-like family protein, whose product is MIMYTMIPEELIFPMSQDIYEKQQVINYNGIPLLVAKNEANELEVVRVLSTDPSHFLHTGMQPGTKIPNI
- a CDS encoding FtsK/SpoIIIE family DNA translocase, with product MAKRKKRKKRQKQALKLTIQYELAALVIMALSLISILQLGAVGATMVSFFRFFFGEWYMLCLIGLIVYGGYLMWKREKPYMFHTKLNGIYLIVAAILLLSHVTLFKLLASQGAFTNPSVIYNTWELFWMEVNKEATNIDLGGGMIGAVLFALFHYLFDTVGTQMISFIVIVIGFILLTGKTLSGAFKKVLSGIWNFLQDQWAAFVQDLKDWKESIQKNKEKRKADKQARRENNQREENTTPQIIVNTPQEEEEPYIQEPIINTFAERAYQDETIHEEPVAEMEEPLDEGEVVVPITFTEVENKDYELPPLKLLKLPRKADQSGEYEQIHANAAKLERTFHSFGVKARVTEVHLGPAVTKYEVHPSEGVKVSKIVNLSDDLALALAAKDIRIEAPIPGKSAIGIEVPNSEVAVVSLREVLESSKNDKPDSKLMIAFGRDITGEAVCAELNKMPHLLVAGATGSGKSVCINGIITSILMRAKPHEVKLMMIDPKMVELNVYNGVPHLLAPVVTNPKKASQALMKVVSEMERRYDLFSHTGTRNIEGYNEYIKRINAEEQEKQPLLPFIVVIVDELADLMMVASSDVEDAITRLAQMARAAGIHLIIATQRPSVDVITGVIKANIPSRIAFAVSSQTDSRTILDMGGAEKLLGRGDMLFFPYGASKPVRVQGAFLSDEEVEEVVDFVIGQQKAQYQEEMIPDEIVEVTGAVEDDLYNDAVELIVEMQTASVSMLQRRFRIGYTRAARLIDEMEARGVVGPYEGSKPRNVLIPKGSEEMNIQ